DNA from Heterodontus francisci isolate sHetFra1 chromosome 32, sHetFra1.hap1, whole genome shotgun sequence:
CTATCTTAGGAAAATGTCTACCAGTTTCCAAAACAGTGTGGAGCACCAACCACTTGTTTCAGACACCTACCCTTGCAGGCTACTTGAGGGGCTCCTCAATTTGCGGAGAAGGAACATTCTGTGTGACGTTACGCTGGAGGCTGAAGGAGTCACTTTTCCTGCACACAAAGTCATTCTAGCGTCTGCGAGTAGTTATTGCCAATTATTATTAGAGAGCCAACATAGCAAAGCTATTAAATTGAATGTTAGTGCAAGAGGGCTGAAGCACGTGTTGGATTTTATTTACTCAAACAGACTAAATCTTACTTTAGATACCATTGAAGATGTATTAAAAGCAGCAGAGTGTTTGTTGGTCCGAGATGCAATCAAACTATGCTTTAGATTCCTTGAAGAACATCTCAATCAGAGAAATTGTTTGGCTATCTTTAAAATAACTCAAAAATTTGGACCTGAGGAGTTAAAACAAAAAGCATTTTTCTATCTGAGTCAACACTACAAATACATACTAGAAAATCATTGCCATCTGGTAGAACTGGATAAATCAGCTCTGTGCAAAATTCTAGAAAATGATGATATACAACAGTACAGTGAACTGGAACTATTTAATTGTGCAACAATGTGGCTGCAACATGATAAGAACAGGCTGAAAGATGCTGCTCATGTTCTTAAAAGAATTCGATTTGGTCTCATTTCAGCTACAGATTTACAGAACTATGTTCAAGAAATCTCAATCATGAAAACTGATTTCCAGTGCTACAGATACCTCCAGGATGCGCTTAGTTACCATTCTCGGTTATATGCTCAGCCCATACTGCTGTCGGAGCATACACGAATTCGATCAAACGCTGAAAATATGTTGATCCTTGGAGGCCGCACAACAAACAACAATGTTTGCAATGATATTTGGGTTGCAGATGAAACTGGCAGCTGTTGGAGAAAACTGGGAGAAATGCATGTTCCTTTGTACAATCACAGGGTAGTGGTTGTGAATAATTTTGTATTTGTTATAGGTGGGCAAAACAGATTCGATGCCACTGGAAACCAACCATCAAATGAGGTACATCTTTACAATGTGCGTTAACAGAGACCTTTTTTTTTGCAAATCACACTTTCAGAAATTTGCAAGGGCTACATCTCAACTTCTGGCTGCACTTTAGTCCTATGCTCAGGATGTTTAACCACCTGGTGTGCAGGAGGGGTGGGGGCAGTGCAGGCAAGCAAGTGAAAGGACCTTCTTGTGGTTCTGCTTCTGGATCTGATCAAGTGGCCATCCACATGCCTGTGGTGGATATGGACCATTGTGAGTGGTCGCTCTGGCTGCCTGCCTCCATTGTCTGCACCCAGGTGGCCTTGGAGAAAGAACACACTGTGTCCACGGGTATACTTGAGGCTTTCTGAAACTGGTGAGCATGTCAGTGGCTGGAGTGCATAGTGGATAATAGCAGTACCTTTAATTTATTTTCTTTTATTAATTACGACCCTCTAAAAAGGGGGCATGTTTGTTAGATTTTTTTGGGGTCAATGATACTAGGACAACCCAGCTTCTCTTTACAAGATTATAAGAGGCATATGTCAGAAGGTGTCAAATGGCTCATGACAACGCTCCAGGTGCATGGAGTCAAGGGCCAGGTAGGAAAATAGGCTGAAAGATGGCAAAGTTTGATTTAGGGAAAGTTTCTTGGACTGGCAGAAGTGGGAAGTGCTCTCCTGAAGTCAGTGCCCActggtgtttctgtgctgtaccttctatATAATTTATACTTATTTGTCTCACTTCAGTTGCAACTAATTTTCTTAGGCTAAAAAAGTTGTAAACTTGACAAATTACATTTATTAATtgagatttcaaaatttgcattgCTGACCAGAACTATTTTGTGAGTTCTAGGGACCAAAGCGGTCAACTTGCATATGCATGCTGAAGACCCCCAAACATCACCTCTCTGTAACCATATTTAACCATTTTCCTCCTGCCAAAAATGCTGCACTCTACTACTGATTCCATTCCCTTTGGCTGTTTTCTCAAAATGCACTTGGCAGTGTACAATCTGTCCCCTTTAGGGCTTTAAACTTAGCTTCAAACCCTGTATCTCAAACCTACTTATTTTTAATCTCCTCCACATTACGGCCTTTGCTCTTGTCTCATCTCTATCACCAGTAAAACCCTCATCCACACCTTTGTCTAAACTCACCCTACATAAGACCAAGCTTGAGGAAATGTTCAGACTTGCATTCTGTCCTGCGCTAAATCCCACTCTCAGCACCTTTATTAGCTCTCCATCTCCTGACACACCAAATTAAAAGTTCTTATTCTCATTTGCAAATCATTCTATCACCTTGCCTTTCTGTACATCAattacctcctccagcaccacgATCTCCACTCTTACAACTTCAGCCTTCTTTTCATTTGTCTAACCCACCCTCAGTTGCAACACCTTCAGCGCTCTCGGCGTTACAGTCTGGAATTCTCTTTCTTCCTCTCGCCTTCAAAATTACCCTCAAAACCTGCCTCCTAGTCAGTGACCTTCCCAAACTCTTCTGCTCAATATCAGCTTGCACCtctggacattttactatgttaaagacactatataaacctATCTGGTTTAGCCTTGCTTATGAAGTCACTTACTGCAGGACATATTTGCTAACCTCCATTTGCTGCTGGATCCAGAACTCAGTGTGAGCAGAAATCATTGACAGGGCACACAAACTAGAGTTCTTTGATTTGCTTCCATTATGACAATAAATATTTCCACACTGATGCTACAAGAAACATTTATAAACAGCAAGGCATCTTTAGCTGCAACTATTTTTTTAAAACCTGCACTCTGTTTTAGCCATGACCTATTGCGTTAAATTACAATGACAGCTAGCCAGACATACCTCAACATTTCTTcaaaaattgatttttaaaagaATCCTTTCtccacatccccccccacccccacccccaccccccaacttacTCCACCTTACTCCCACAACTCTCAAATTTCTCCCCTCCCCTTGGAATGATGATTTTTTACAGGTCCTGTTATCTTCAGGTGCTTCGTCCAAACTGCTTTAATTCCTGCGTGAACACAACGAGCGACAGCAGGCTATAAGCACAGGGG
Protein-coding regions in this window:
- the LOC137347761 gene encoding kelch-like protein 13; the encoded protein is MSTSFQNSVEHQPLVSDTYPCRLLEGLLNLRRRNILCDVTLEAEGVTFPAHKVILASASSYCQLLLESQHSKAIKLNVSARGLKHVLDFIYSNRLNLTLDTIEDVLKAAECLLVRDAIKLCFRFLEEHLNQRNCLAIFKITQKFGPEELKQKAFFYLSQHYKYILENHCHLVELDKSALCKILENDDIQQYSELELFNCATMWLQHDKNRLKDAAHVLKRIRFGLISATDLQNYVQEISIMKTDFQCYRYLQDALSYHSRLYAQPILLSEHTRIRSNAENMLILGGRTTNNNVCNDIWVADETGSCWRKLGEMHVPLYNHRVVVVNNFVFVIGGQNRFDATGNQPSNEVYRFDPRNSSWLQVAGMLERRTRFHVDAVLDHIISVAGGTLLGSLTNTVEEYKFEENKWEFVTPFPVAVADHTGAVHKGILYISGGFSAGKVVKDLYSYLPRLQRWIINQPMTFARCDHGMATIGEKIFCVGGRTLNSSGEWFHVNETEYYVPAADQWTTLKVSPFDCCQFSTSVHNSKLYITGGGSLRQMTKKDSVFIYDPEARRWGRAGALPLPLMDHAACMVKLSGEVVHKLKSDEYAHPLLGTKKCSTLNLFVTN